Below is a genomic region from Oenanthe melanoleuca isolate GR-GAL-2019-014 linkage group LGE22, OMel1.0, whole genome shotgun sequence.
TCCCAGACGCGGGGGCAGCGGCGCGGCCCTTCCCGTGGGATCAGCTCCCGGCCAAACCCGCTCCCCGCCGGGAAAATCACCTTCTAATTCGGGCTGCGCCGGCGCCAGCGCCTTCCCCGGCACCCCCGGGGCACCCGCCGGCCCCCGAAACCCGTCACAACCTGGGGTCCCCCCGGGGCCAGGGGGGCTCAGCCCATGGGGGAGCCCGCGCGTGGGACCGGGGGGTCCCGCCCGGTACCGGAGCCCCCGGGTAGGGACGCGTTGTCGCCCGTGGCCGCCAGATGTCGCCGAGCAGCCGGTGACCGATCGCACCGGGGGGCACCGGAGGTCCTGGCGGGGGGAGCGGTACCAGTGTCCCCAAAGAACCGTCAGCCACGTGTGACATCCGTGCCCGTGCTGTGTGGGGGTCCTGTGTGTCACCGGAGCTGGCGACGTCCCCAGGGAGCCGTGACCCTCGTGTGTCACCGGTGACGGAGGTGTCCCCGTGGAtgtgccagctctggctgtgttcCCTCATGTGTCATGGGTGCTGGTGGTGTCTGAGAGCCACGACCCTTGTGTGTCACTTGTGGCGGTGATGTCGCCCGAGACCTGTGCCCATGTATGTGCTGATGCCGGTGCTGTCCCCAGACAGTGGCGACCCGTGTGTGTCACTGGTGGTAACTGGCCGTGGCTCTCATGTGTCACTGGTGCTGGCAACGTCCCAAGGAAGCCATGTCCATGTATGTGCCAGCTCTGGCGGTGTCCCCGGAGAGCTGTGATGGTGTGTCACTGGTGGCAGTGGTGTCCCCAGGCATCTGTGTCCATGTACGTGCTGGTGTTGGCAGTGTCCCCGCAGAGCCGTGACCCGCACGTGCAGCTGGCACCGGCCGTGCCACAACCCACGTGTGCCAGTCCGTGTCCCCACAGCGCGGTGTCACCTGGATACAGCCGGTGCCAGCCACGCCACGTTCCTGCCCATGCACATCCCAGcgtccccccgtgtccccgcatCCAGCCCGCGGTGCCGGCTCTCCCAGGCCGCGCGAGGAGCCGGTGGGAAGGGTCCGGTGAATGCGGCATTGTTGCGCGGGGTTGGAGTCACAGATAATTACCTCAATTAGTTACAATGGCAGAGTAATAAATACAGGCTTAGCGGCTCCTTCCCCACTGCGGCTTCTCAGATTAATCCAGCCCGGGCGAGCGGAGCTGAAAGGATTGATGGACAATTCATTAAACCCGCCGAATGCCGCACAAGGCACCCGTGAAGGCCGGCGTTAGCCCCCGGCGGCTCCGCTTTGTCCCTAATTGTTCGTCTCGGGCATTGGTCACCTATCAGGGAGTGGGTGACGGCGACGGTCCCCCCGGGGCTGGCATGCCCGGGGATTAGAGGCCAGCGCTGCCACCGTTGCTGGGCGCGTTGGCCCCGCGCCGGAGGAATGCGGCGGATGGGAGGGGGCGGCCGGACAAGCCGGGAGCTGGCGGGACGCGGGTCCGCATCCACCGGAGGCGAGGGGAGCCGGGACGGGGCTGTGCCGCTGGCGACGGTGACGGGGATGGGACGGGGTGGGTTCCGCAGGTGGAACGGGGCCACCTGAGGGTCTGGGCAGGtggacacagctctgtctgCTTGCCCTGCACCTCTGGGTATTGTCCTCTGCTTCTGTATTTCTGGGAATGACACAATTCTCCTGCCCCACACTTCTGGGCACTGTGCTGTCCTGTCCTGCACCTGCGGGAATGACACAATTCCTGTGTCCTGCACCTCTGGGTCTGTCTCTCTGTCTAGATTCTGGGAATGACGCCATCCCTCTGTCTCACATCTCTAGGCATGGCTCTGTCCTGCATCTGTCTGTACCATCCTGTTCCTCTGTCCAGAAACTTTGGGCACTGTCCTGTCTTTCTGTCCTGCACTCTGGGGAATGTCACCATCCCACtatcctgcatccctgagcatggctctgtccctctgtcctgcaccactggtcactgtcctgtcccagtgtcccattTCTGGAAATGACACCTTTCCTCTGTCCTGGAAGCACCcctgtccttctgtcctgtgTCATCCTGTCTCTCTGTCCCACACCCCCAGGCAGAAcccccctgcaccccatccCTGAACGGGATTATCCCAGCCCTCATCAGACCCAGCTTGTGGCCACCATCCAGCTGTTACCCGGCTTCCCAGATGTGACAGGCTGGTGCAGGATGGCACcgccctctccctgtccctgcgCTGGCCCACAGCAGCTATTTCCAGCTCCCAGGAATATTTGTCCAAGCCGGGGAGGTCTGTGCCCCGTGCCCAgggtgcccctgcccagccgGGGGTCGCAGCTGCCCGAGGTGCCCAGCAGGACACGCAGGAAAAGCTGAGTAACAGAGGTGACTTATAAGAATGTCATTATCTATATTCCTGACTCCTACCGCAGGAAAACAGGCTATTTTCATGCTGAAGCAGGAGCAGAATTTAGCAGGCAGATAACCCGGCAGGCGGGAGATGCTCGGAGGGTTATTTCGGGCTGTGTTCCTTTCCAGGCGTTTTCCTTGCGTTTTTGGTATTTTATTCTCCACCTTGGGCTGTGTTTTGACCTTGGCGCGGGCAGCGGGGGCCCCCAGGGtgtttttccccccctcctctGAGTCTAAACATCAACTTTTCCACTATCGGCTCCGCGGGATATTTCGGGTGGTGGCAGCGTCATCCCGCAGCCTTTGATGCGGCAGAGCCTCAGGGGCCCCGAGAGGTTCCCGGCTCTGGGGGAGAGCCCGGGCTCTGGGCACCCCTGGGACAGGTGGCCCCAGGCTGGGGGTCCCCCAGACACAGACAGGGAGGTTTTGGTGTCCCCAAGTGTGAAGTCATGCTGTAGGGGGGGTGTGTGGACTCTGTGCCCACCCCAGGGGTCCCCATCACAGGGGGATGCCCACTTTGGTGGGACACCTGTCCCACAAGGATGCCCTTCCCCGGACTAACCGTTCTGGGGGTGTGCCCACCCCTTTGGGATGCTTATCCCAGGGAAAACCCACCTCAGGGCTTGTCCTGCATGATGAATTCCCGTCCTGGTGGGGTGCCCACTCCAGTGGGAGGGCAGTCCCAAGAGGGTTCCCATTCTGGTGGGATGCTCATTCCAGAGGATGCCCATCCCAGGAGGACAGCAATGCCAGCAGAACACCTGCCATCCACGGAGCTGCACCCCACCTTTGCCACAGCCTTTCTCTCGTTATGGTCAGACCCCACGCATGCATGTGGGGCTGTTTGTGGGGCCAGTGGCCACTTCTGTCCCCTCTGGCCCCTGCCCTGGTAACCCCAGTGCCCTCCCCGGCCCTGCTTTTCCCCCAGAGCCAAGGGGAGCCGTCAGCCCCGGCCGGGAGCGGTGATGGACGATGCTCATTCCCTGTCTGTCGTCTTGTACCTCCCGGGGCCGCTCCCAACGCCCGGCCTCGGCGGCACCAGCCCCACCGCCCCGGCAAATTCCAGCATCGGAGATGCTGCAGTCAAGGTGCCATGGTGATGGGCGCCGCAGCCGCGGGGATGGACCGGGAGCGGCGGCAGGAATGGCTGGGATGGAGACGGGCACAGCGGGAGGAAGAAGGGGGTCTGCGGGGAGGGGATGGCAGAGagtgcagggaaggaggaggaagatggaCAGACAGCAGCCGGAGGGGCTGATGGACGTGGAATGGGGAGGTGAAGGGATGGAGAAGtgatggatggacagatggacacgggcagcacatcccacagTTTGGGATACATTTGTGTCCCCCCAAAACTCAGcccctccttcccacagccGCCCCCAAACACGAATCGGGGCAGGactgataaaaatatattctttattcTTCTCTAAAGGCTATCAATGACACCTGTAACAAAGcatcattattattaattattattattattattattattatctttaaTTATAAAAAACAGGGCCTGGGGCCAGCAAAGCAAGGTGGGGGGGTGGCACCAAACCGTccacaataaatattttatttacagcaaGAAGGGACCCCGTGGAGCCGGGGGGTGGCCGGGAAGGTGCATGGCACCGAGCCCACCCATGTCGGGATGGGGGTCCCTAGGACACATCCATACCCCCACCCATGGGTGCCTTCAATCCAGCCGGGCACCCTTCATGGGGGGTGGGTGGCGCAGACCCCCTCCGGGGCTGGGCAGGGCGATCCCGGGGAGGGTCACAGGCACTCGTGCAGCACCTGGGTGTTGGTGCAGTTGAGGCAGCTGACGTGGCAGCACCAGTGGAAGGTGCAGTTGCAGCGCTCGGTGACGCGCTGGGTGCGAGTGCGGTACCCGCGGCCGCAGCACAGCAGCTCGCACCCGTCCAGCCCCGGCGAGGAGCTGTTGCAGAACCTCCCGGCCGTCCCTGCCGTGCCCATCTTCCCGCTGTAAGTGCAGAAATTGGGGGATTTCTCGAAGTAGACGAGGTCGTGGGGAGAGGGGGGCTTGTGGGCGGGGTTCTCGGGCTCCAAGTGATGCAGCTCCACCCGCGACGCCCGGTTGCTGCCCTTGTTGCCGTAGATGACGCGGGAAGCGCCGTCGAAGCGATCCTTCAGGACGTCGCCCACGGCGCGGAAGGTGGGCAGCCGCATCCAGCAGGTGCGGACGGTGCAGGAGCCGGACATGCCGTGGCACTTGCACTCCTGGCGCATCTCTGAGAAAACCgtctggaaaaaaagggagaatttGGGATCACCGTGCTCCTACACCCCTCgtttctgcagtgtcacatcACACTTGGACATCACTTGTCCCAAAGACAAGTGTGAAACCCATCTCTAACTGTTCCCAACAGGCACgtgggcacaggctggagaTCTTGGTGGTCATGCTTGTCTCCGTGcccaccccagtgctgcccacagcccccagtgccctCACCATTCTCCCAGTGCCCTCACCATGCGCCCGGCCTCGTTGTTGTGCAGGTTCATGAGGAAACGCAGGTCTCGGCCCTTCTCACTGGAGTCCACAAACTCCCTCCCAAAGAGGCGACCGAAGTCGATGTTGtcactgcagcccccccagTGCCAGTCAGGCCCCCCAGGGCCACGGCGCCGGTAGTCACAGGTGCAGGACTCGATGGACCCCTCCGAGCACGACCGGGCCACCGAGTGTGTCACACCAGCACTGGTGATGGCAAAGATGAATGCTGTCTCCCGGCAGCCTGTGGAGGGAGCGGGGcctcaggatgctgctgggatggggagggggcaccCACCAGCATCCCCAACCCTCCACCACCATGAGCTGGTGATGCCCCACGACAAACCAGGGGCGCTTTGATGAGCATCCCAACTCGGGGGTGCATAGAGAAGGTCTGGGGACCCCCGTGCTGACCCCCAGCCTCACCCCGGTTGACAATTTTGCCGAAGATGTTGGGGCCCTGGGAGGTGGGACAGTTCCAGCGGCGGTTGCGGAACTGCCACTTGCACTCCTTGATGGCTGTCTGGAGGCCGGAGCTGACGCTGTGCAGGATGCCGGGGTTCTGCCGGATCAGCTTGCGCTGCTTGcggctcagcagctgcaggctggggtccagcaccagctgcacGTTCTTGGAGTCTGTCAGCAGGTTGGTGGACGAGGCCACGTTGATGATGCCCCTGTGGCACAGGTGGGGATGGTGACCACAAGCGGGGGGTGCCCAGCACCTCCCTCCTCACCtcagcctccctccctgcaggctgctcgATGTGATTGCAGCATCTTCCTCCCTGGTACCCCTGTAGGGATCCCAAACGGGGGTcgcagccctgtgtccccccacaCGCCCCATCCCCGGGTACAGGGCAgtctctgctgtgcctgtgccagccccgcCCTCCCGCCTCACCACCCCGGTGCCGGTaccggtgccggtgccggcgCTGCCCGACTCACCACCACCGCCCGCTGTTGTTCACTGCCAGCGTGttggagagggaggagagggcCAGAGCCCAGAGTGCCCGGAGCGCCAGCCCCAGCGCGGCGGCGCGCATGGCTCCGGCCCCGGGAGCCCCGGCAAAGTGCGCGGGCGAGCGGCCGTCCCGGTATTTATGGTGCCGCAGAGCCCTCGGCCCGGCCGCTACATCCACGCGTGTTTCCGGACGCGCGGGGCGGCTCCGAGATGAGGACGGCCGCGGGGGGACGCGGAGAgcgccgggcgggcgggcgggccggCACCGCCACCGCCACCGGGCTGCAGCCGGTGGCCGGGGCGCGGCGTCGGGGGTGCGGTGCCCAGCGCGCACTGACCGGGCCCTGGAGAGCGGCGTCGGGCGCTCCGCtcgcggtgccggtgccggggACCCGCTGCTCTGTGCCCGGTTCTCGGCACTCTGTGCGGGGTACCCGGTGTCGGTACCGGTGCTGGTTCTCGGCGGTCCGTGAGCGGTACCCGGTGCCGCTGGTCGGTACCGGCAGCTCCCCGGGGAGCCGGCACGGCTGGACTCGGCTCGGCGCGGCGGGTGCACAGCGCTCAGCACCCGGGAGCAtcttccagccccttccctcttATAGGGGCGGCGCGGAGGGTCCCCGTGGGCCGGTCCCGCCGCGCGGGGCCTCCCCGCGTCCTCGCCCTAACAATGGGGAGCGGCGGAGCTGCGGCATCTCTTacggggcggcgggagcggcggcgccggggcTGTCCGTCACGGCCCGGATTAGCCCGGCGGGTGGCTGCGCCCCGGCCCCGTGCCCAGAGCTCCCGGCTGCCGCCCCCCGCCTTCCCCGCCGTCCCGCGCACACGTTCTGCCCGCACTGGCACCGGCACGGGCGGGGGGAGCCCGGAACGGCCCGCGACAGCTCCCGGCACAAGGAGGAGCTGGTCCTGGAATAACCTGGGACGGCCCCGGGCGGCTCCGGGCGCACGgagggagcgggagcggggATAGCCTGGGATGTCCCGGGACAGCCCGGGgtgcacaggggcaggagtaACGGGATCTCCCGGACAGTCCCGGGCGCACGGGGACCATAGTCCCGGGAAAGCCCGTCCTGCGGCCACCGCCTTTCCGGGGGACAGGACATGCAGTCCCCAGGGACGTGGACCGTCGAGGCTGCGTGGGCGCCCCTCCGGAGCCCACGGAACCCTGTTCCGTCCTAGTCCGTGCCCGGCGGGATGGGGCtacagcctcctccagctgctcgAGCCCGGGTTGTCCCGGGCTGTCCCGGCGGCATCCCGGACCCCCGTGAACGTGCCCGTGGACACCCACGGTGTCTACAACCCGCGTGGGCGCGGCACGGCCCCGCACATCTCCCGCTGCCCCGGAGCGCCCAGTCTGGGCCGGTACCAGGTGTCGGAGGTAGGGATGGACGGCGGGGAGGGATTGAGGGATAGAAGGGGATaggaggaagggcagggggTGCTCGGACGCTGGCTGGGGGCAGCCTGAGGTGCCCACGGCCAGAACACGGGCAcgcagggctggtgctggccCGGTCTCGGTTGGGACAAGACTGTCCCCGTCATCCCCCGCCCGAGCCGGTTGTGGCTGGGTGTGAAGCCCCCAGTGCGGGGCTCGAAGGGCCGGGGGCCCTGAGCTGAGTCCCCCGTTGGGGCGGGAACCGGGGGGGGTAATCCCCCCGCCGCGGTTTCTCTGGACCAGTCATGCGGGGCCGGATTAGCCCCGCTCGCCCGTCACggcccggggccgccgctcACCAGTTTAATTCAAGGACGGACAAAGCCCGGAACGACGGCGGAGGTGGGGGGCTCGCACCGGCATCCACCCGCACCCCTTCCCCCGGCCCGGGAGGAGCCCAGGGCCGACCCGGGGTCTGCTCCAGCACGGCGCTCCCGCCTCCCCCGCCCCGGTtcccggccgggccgggccgtgtCCACGCCCTCGGGCCTCCGCCCCGTCGGGGCTCCCGGGGCTGAGGTCAGCGGCCGCGGGGAGGCCCCGGGGCGCGGCTGGGAGGGCcctgcccggggctgtgccACCAGCGGCGGGGCGCAACCACGGCCCTCGCCTCCCCCGCTCCGTCCCGGGACCCTCCGGTCCTCGCACTCGCTGCCCACTGCCCCGAGCCCCCgttctccccatcccctctgctgCAACCCATGGCGGCCCGGCCGCCCGATGCTCGGGATCCCCCCAGTCCTGGGGTGCCGCTGGAACGGTTCCCGCAGCCGTCGGGGTTGCCCAGCGCCCCCGGGGTGGCCGCCGGTACCTGCCCGGGAGCGGGGTCATTGGTCCTGTCCCGTGTCACCgagcagggagggacaggcGGGCAAAGGGGACAGACGGACGTGGGAAACACCCGCAGGTCCCCCGCTCGCGGTCCCgacccctgccctgcctgcgAGCACCGGGACAGCCTCGGTACCGACGATATGGGCACGGTGCGGGGGTGCTCAGGCTGTCCCCCCGTGACGGTGTTGGGGTCCCCGTCCCCCGTGAAGCACAGAGACACCCCGCAGTCGGGACTCTGCTCCTGGCGGGGGGGAAGACCCGGGACTCCGCTCTCCACATATTCCCATCGCGCCCCGCCGGTGCCGCTCCCCTTCGGATGGGACTCTGCTCCCCCCGGTGCGGGTCCCGGTGCGGGTCCCGGTGTGGATCCGGTGTCCCCGGGGAACCCGCTCATGGCGGGGGGGGGAGACCCGGGACCCCGCTCTCCACATATTCCCATCGCGCCCCGCCGGTGCCGCTCCCCTTCGGATGGGACTCTGCCCCCCCGGTGCGGATCCCGGTGCgggtcccggtgtccccgggAACGGGCTCGTGGCGAGGCGGGGGGGGACACACACAAACGGGGACCCCCCCTCAGAGCGCCCCCCCCGCACTGCTGCAGCCGTTGCCATGGTAACGCCTCGTGGCTCTCGCGATTGCACCCCCCGttccccccccgccccccgccgctccccgcgcgCGCCCCCGGTCCCGGGGGGGGGGAGGTTGCGGGAAGCGgtgcggggcggcgggggggggcggggggggggagCACCGGGCGCTCTCGCGAGATCGGCGCGATCGGGGCCTCCGCTTCCGGCGGCGGGAGCGGTGCAGAGTcagcggcggcgggggcggaaccggcaccggcaccggcaccagGTGCGGGGGGCCGCGCCGCTCGGGGGATGCGGGGCGCGGGCATCGCCGTGGGGTGTGCGGGGGGTACACGGGGGGCTCGGCGCCGCAGCGGCGCGGGGGGGCTGCAGCGCGTGCCGGGGTGCCCGGAGCGGCGGGGGCGCGCAGCCCCGGCGGCTTGGGGGTCGTACCGGGGTGGTGGGGGGGGATGCGGTGCGGTacggcgggggcggggggcgaTGCGCAAGGGGGGGCGGCGCACTGCGGGCTGGAGAGGCGATGGTTTGGGGGCGCGCTGCCGTGGGGGCTGGTGAAGAGGGGGAGCGGTGAATTCGGGGGTCCCGGGGGCGCGGGGGCTGCACACGCTGGGGGGAAGGGGCGCGCTGCGGTGCGGGGGAGGGCGATGGGGGCCTCCCCCTTCGGCGAGGCTGCGGTGATGGGGGCATCGTGCAGAGGAGGGGTTGGTCCGGGGGGGACAGGACCCCTCGCGGAgggccacagccctgcctcagtttcccccagtGCAGCGCCCTGGGCTGTCCTTTTGCCGGGTGCAGCGGGGGGCGCTCAGGATCCTCATCTTTGCAGCCCCCTGTATGGAGCTGCACACAGAGACACCCCCATACAGTGCACggccccctccccagccccttgcctgggatcccccaaaccctgcatcCCCCCAGGACATAACGATCCCcgatccctgcagccccccccgCCAAGCACGGGGGACCCCTCAGCTCCACCCCTGCAGATTTCAGGGcctcccccagcctgccccatgCCCCCGCAGGATCCGGCCTCGGAGCCAGCGCCGCCGTCACCATGGGCAACATCTTCGGGAACCTGCTGAAGAGCCTGATTGGGAAGAAGGAGATGCGGATCCTGATGGTGGGGCTGGACGCTGCTGGGAAGACCACCATCCTCTACAAGCTCAAACTGGGGGAGATCGTCACCACCATCCCCACCATCGGTGGGTGGGGTTGGGGGGGCACTGAGCAGACACCTCTCCCCATCAGGGCTCCTTTGAAGGGGCTGCCAGCtccccgtgcctcagtttccctccgCTGTCGCTCCCCGCAGGGTTCAACGTCGAGACAGTGGAGTACAAGAACATCAGCTTCACCGTGTGGGATGTGGGTGGGCAGGACAAGATCCGGCCCCTCTGGAGGCATTACTTCCAAAACACCCAGGGTAGGTGTCTCAGGGGACACCGTGAGGGGATTGGGGAGCGGGGTGGCCACAGAGACCCCATCAGTGGCCgctgctctccccagggctgATCTTCGTGGTGGACAGCAACGACCGGGAGCGGGTGAACGAGGCGCGGGAGGAGCTGATGCGGATGCTGGCGGAGGATGAGCTGCGGGACGCCGTCCTCCTCGTCTTCGCCAACAAGCAGGTGGGTCTGGGGGCGGGGAGGGCCCTGTGGGGGGCTGAGACATCCCCAGGCTGTCAGTGGAGGACTCCCTGTGGCACGAAGGCTGGTGTCATAGAGGCTGTGTGACAGAAGCATGGCCTCCCATGTCATCAGGGATGGTGGTGGCCCCATCCCCGTGGCACCAGGGCTGGTCTTTAACAGCCTGGTTGTCCCTgtggtgccagggctggtgtCTCACACCCCCATGGcaaattcctgctccttcctgtaGCATCAGGGCTATCCactgtggcagagctgcacctGGCATCAGGGCTGGTGCCAGCCCCCGTGGAGGGGTTTTATCCATTCCTGCAGCATCGAGCCCTTGTGTGACCTCCCTTGTGTGACCTCCCTTGTGTGACCTCCCCTTGTCTGCTCCAGGACCTGCCCAATGCCATGAACGCAGCAGAGATCACGGacaagctggggctgcactccCTGCGCCACCGTAACTGGTACATCCAGGCCACCTGTGCCACCAGCGGGGATGGGCTCTACGAGGGCCTCGACTGGCTCGCCAACCAGCTCAAGAACAAGAAGTGAGGGGGGGTCCCCCTGTGGCCCCCTGGGCCGTGCCAGGGCCCCCCCCGGCcgccccctccctgccccggttgggttttgctttcttctggCACCGGTTGCTGTGGGGTTTTTCGccttttttggggtccccctgGTTCCCCTCGGATCTCGTGTGTGCGTGCGTGGAATTAGAGCTCTATATAACGCCCaggggggcaggggcagagccctgggagggtgggatggggctgggggggccaCCTCggcactgccctgcctgggggAGCCGGGGACACCCCATCCCCATGCATGTCCCTGCACCCCTCGCCTTCCTCTGGACCAAAtgtgggggcagcagggccgtgggggggatttgggactATAcacctccccctccctcccagcaccccCTCCCGGCCCCGTGTGCCCCCCCCGGGCATCCCACACGTCCCCGGCCCCCCCATGTCACTTCGAGGCAGGTCTCCTCCCCGCAACGTGACCATTGCAGAggggggggcacagggctgccagcaccccTGGGGTCCCCCTGGCCATGccccccctcctctccctggccACCTGCCCCCCACCCCATGCCAGCATAGTGATTGTATGTCCCTGCCCCTCACGGACGGACAgtgtcccccccccccccccaccccgtACTGtgccccctcctccccagcaccgTATTTATACCCCTGGTCTGTGCTTGGTGTGACGTGTCGCTGCGGCTCTGCCCTGTCCAGGGACGTGTGTTCTCAgcccccccccccagccccctgcgCCTGAGACGGTGGGTGACCTCCCCTGACCCCCCCCTTGGATATTAAACATGTTTTATGTAGTGCTGCCCCTCGTCTCTTCTTCCGCAGCCCCCCCAGCGTGGGGGTCCCGCGGAGGGGACGGTGATGGACAGCCCCGGGCTGGCTTTAATTAGAAAGAGCTTAACGGGGCAGGGGGGGCgaggtggggctggcagggggtgAGGGCTccccccctcccttcccaggcTCATCTTTAGGGGAATATTGGATGAAATGGTAAATCCCATTAGCGCTAATCCCAGCTGGGGCGTGGGGACggtgccagtgctgggatgggcGCGAGTGGGACTTGGCCCCCCCTCCACCACCCCTGCCCCATGTCACCCCCCCGCATGAGTTAAGGGGGACTGAATCACATTTGGGGCCAGCGCTGCCAtcccatccccgtgtcccctctgcaTTGGTGGCTGGGGGGCTGTTGGCCATTTTGGTGACACCAGGGGGGTGTGGTGGGGGCTCCCTCgggggtgggagctgcagagccagcaccagGGCCTGGGATGGGGGTGACCGGGAGTCTGGGGGCTGTGGAGATGACATGGGGGAGCTCCAGTGCAGAGTGACCGGTGCCCCACAGTGGGCTGGGGACCGTAGAGATGATACTGGGGAGCCAAAGTGGGGATGACCGagcctctgggagctgcagtgtggaTGACCGGGGCTCCCCGGTGGGTGGGAGCAGCGGAGCCGGCACCGACGCGTTCCCACCGGCTGGACCGACGGCTTTGTGTGGCGAGGGCTGACCCGGCGCCCCTAATCCCATTAGCGCCCCGGGCCCAGCCGCCAGCCCGGCTTCCCCACCTCTCGGCAACCGAGGCTGGTATGTGGGTGCGCCGGTGGGGCCGGCGTGCCGATGCCGTCGTCCGGGAGCTGCACCGGGTCCGGTGACACCAGTGAGGCCATCCCCGCACACACGGGGCGGGAGGTCCAGGCTGCTCTCCCCGCCACACCGGGGGGATTCCCtgtgttcccagctctgccctagGGGCTGCACATCCCCAGGCATAGGGACGGGGGTTCTGGGGCAGGTTCCGAGCTCCGGCCGGCCCGCTGGCCCCCTGCCCGGGCTCGGGGCTCTGcttcccttgtcctgctggggaagagctggggaAGTGCCGGGAGAAGGAATGAGCGGCACCCGCCGGGTGCTGGAGGAGGGTTCTGGACCCGGGGAGGGGTCCTGGCCCCCGGTGGGTGCCGGTTtccccgggctgtgctgccGCCTGCTGGCACCGGCGGCGCCAGGACACCGGGGCTGCACCCGACCGGCGCCTGGGATGCGTGCCCCGGCCCGGACCCCCGCCCAGACCCTCCGCCTTGACTCCCACTCTGACCGCTCGGTGCGGGCCGAAGCCGCCGGGACGGTCCCCGGGCAGGGCCGGACCCCGGTGCCCACCGTGGTGCCCGCGGAGCGCAAGCACCGCGTGGCACCGGGCACCGAGAGAGCTGCCGGTCCTGGgcatccctctgtccccaaCTCGCTGGGGCCCGGAGAAGCGGCGGGTGCCCGTCCCGGGGCCGGTCGCGGTGCGGGGGCGGTCCCGGGGGCGGGACCCGAGGTGGGGGCGGTCCCGGTGCCGATCCCCGTTCCTCCGCCGCCAGCCCAGCCATGCCGTTCCCCGCCgcgctgctgctcctggcactgctgctgccgccgccgccgctctcCCTCGCCGCCGAGAGCGAAACCGAAACCGGCACCCGGGAGCTACGTCTGGAAACGATCGTGAGCTCCGGGGGGGAACGGGGGAACCGGGGCTGCGCGGGAGATACCGGGCACCGGGGAGCCACGCGGGCCCCTTGGGCAGGGAGCTGAGACCGGGGcgggaggagcagggagcggCGGCACCGGCGGGACACGGGGCACCGGCGGGATGGTGCTGCTCGGGGGGCACCGGGGAGCCCGGCCTGGGCACGGGTCGG
It encodes:
- the ARF3 gene encoding ADP-ribosylation factor 3, producing MGNIFGNLLKSLIGKKEMRILMVGLDAAGKTTILYKLKLGEIVTTIPTIGFNVETVEYKNISFTVWDVGGQDKIRPLWRHYFQNTQGLIFVVDSNDRERVNEAREELMRMLAEDELRDAVLLVFANKQDLPNAMNAAEITDKLGLHSLRHRNWYIQATCATSGDGLYEGLDWLANQLKNKK
- the WNT1 gene encoding proto-oncogene Wnt-1, with product MRAAALGLALRALWALALSSLSNTLAVNNSGRWWGIINVASSTNLLTDSKNVQLVLDPSLQLLSRKQRKLIRQNPGILHSVSSGLQTAIKECKWQFRNRRWNCPTSQGPNIFGKIVNRGCRETAFIFAITSAGVTHSVARSCSEGSIESCTCDYRRRGPGGPDWHWGGCSDNIDFGRLFGREFVDSSEKGRDLRFLMNLHNNEAGRMTVFSEMRQECKCHGMSGSCTVRTCWMRLPTFRAVGDVLKDRFDGASRVIYGNKGSNRASRVELHHLEPENPAHKPPSPHDLVYFEKSPNFCTYSGKMGTAGTAGRFCNSSSPGLDGCELLCCGRGYRTRTQRVTERCNCTFHWCCHVSCLNCTNTQVLHECL